CCACGGTCAAAGGTCAATGGCGCGAAGGTCTGGAGCTGTTCAATCGCGCCGTCGCCATCGATCCGGAATTTGCATTGGCGTATCTCGGCGCCGCCCGGATCAAGGTGGCGATATCAGACCGCACGGGAGCGCTTCCCTACCTCGACAAGGCCATTCGCTTTCGACAGCGCCTGCCGCAACGTGATCAGCTGTATCTGGACGCCTGGGCGGCAGAGTTACGTGCGCCGGACAAGGCGCTGTCGTTGTGGAGAACCCTGGCATCACTGTATCCGGACAACTTCGCCGGGACTGCAAATGCATCGTGGCATCTCTTCGAGGCCAACCGTTTTGCCGAAGCGCTGCCGTACGCGCAGGCTGCCGATGTACCGCAGGATCCGTTGCGTTCGATTGCCGCCGACCGCGTAGGCCGAATTTTGCTGGCCCAGGGAAAGCCGGAGGCGGCGCTGCAACGTTTTGCCACCTCCGGTGACGCCGATCGCGCTGGTCCGCTGCGGCGGCAAGCCAACGCGTTGGCGGTGCTGGAACGCTACCCAGACGCGCAGCGCGTGCTCGACCAGATCGTGGGCAATGGCTACAGCAATGATGATGTGGTCCCGTTGATCGACCGCACCAGCGTGGCGATCGATCAGGCGGATTGGGACGCGGCACGCAAGGCGATCGCGCGCGGCTTGCAGCACAGTCAACAACACGATGACTTCAACCATCGCCAGTTCTCGGTCATCGCAGCGACCACCGAGGCGTTGACCACGCCTTCCAGCGCAACAGCGACGCTGTTGAGGCCAACACTCGATCGCCTGGCCACTGCGGTCGTCAACGAGGATTGGGCAGCGGCCAACCTGCAGGACAGTGCAGCCATGGTGCTGATCGTTGCCAGTCAGGCGCAGCGCCATGGCGACGATGGCCTGACCGCGCGTGCGCTTGCAACGATCGAACCGGCACTCGCACACGAGACACCGATGCTTGCCGAGCTGCGTACCATCGTCGAAGCGCAGCACCTCGCGCTTGCGGGCGACACCAACGGGGCAATCGCACAGTTGCGGCCGCGCGAGGACGATCTGTTTCAGTCCCGTGTTGCGCTCTACAAGCTTTTGAGCGATGCGGGGCGGCATGCCGAGGCGTTGGCTCAGGCGCGTTGGCTCACGCAACAGCGCGGGCGCGCTTACATCGAAGCCAACGCATCGCAGACATTGCAGCCGCTCAACGTTGCGGATGCGCGTCTTGCCCAGTTGTGGGTTGCCGAGTCGTTGTACGCGCTTGGCCGCAACCAGGCGGCGCGCGAGCAGGCGCTGGCGTTTGTTCGCGCCTGGCCCGTCACGCGTCTGCCTGCTTACCTGCGCAGCAGGGTGGAGCGGATACTTTCCGATTCGAAGGCAAAGATGACCGTGTGATTGGTCTTTTCGGTCAGGTAGCTTTGCAGTTCCGCACGCGCCTGGGCGATGTCTTCCTTCGATGCAAGCTGTTGAGTGGTCATGCAGAAATAGGGCTCGCCTGCGACCGGTGCGCTGTCGTTCGCGCTCGCGCCACACGCGCCGATCTTGGCCAGTGCTTGTGCCGGATTGCAGCGAAAGCAGTCACGGAAGGTGTCGTCACTGGAAAGCAGTTCAAGCAGCTTGTCAGCGGTGGTTGCGTCTAACGGGGCATGGACGTTGTTGGCTGGGTCGGTCATCGGTCTGTTCTGAAGGGTGAGGGTGGGTGCAACGCCAGTGAGCTGACACAATATCGACCGTGCTCATGCGTCCTTGAGAGATCCCCATGCAACTACGTCGCTGTGCCACGCTATTTTTTGAACTTCGCGACGCTGCGGTGTTTGATCTCTCGCAGCTGCTCGCAGGAGGCGATGGTCTGCGTCGGCGCATCCGTTGCTTTGCGTTGGCGCCGCATCTGGATGCAGAGGTCGAAATCGCCGCAGCCGATCGCGAGTGGCTGAGTACATTGAGCAGCGTGCGCTGGTGCGCTGTGGATCAGCTGCCATCCTTGCCCGAGTCGCTTGATCAGTTGATCAAGCAAGGCCTGGTGATCAGTGATCAGCCAGAGCACGCACAGCACCGCAGCAACGACGAACAGGTCCAGCAGCAGCGCTGGTGGCCTCTGGCCGCGCTGTGGCATCGCTTTGCACGCTGGCGAGGCGAAGACAGCGTGGCAACGATGGAAGCACAGGGCATGACAACGGCCGAAGGCATGGTGGAGCGTCTCGGCGCACCTCCGCCAGAGGTGGTGGACCGTGGCGACGCTGGCCAGCGAATCCCGTTGCCGCGTGCCACGCCAGGGCCTTTTGATGCGCTGTTGGCCCGCCGCGTGACCTGCCGCAATTTCGACCCGCAACGTTTGCTCTCTGCCGAATTGTTGGGGCAGATGTTGGAGCGCAGCGTCATGGCGCGTGCGCGCGTCGAGGTGGGGCATGACACGGCGTTTCTAAAGAAGCCGGTTCCCTCCGGGGGGAGTCTGCATCCCACGGAAACCTATCTGCTGGTGCAGCGTGTGCAGGGAGTGGACAGTGGGCTGTACCACTATCGCCCGCTGGAGCACGCGCTTCAACGGTTGCCATCGCCTGCGCAGCCGCTTGCTGCTGTTGCGCGCAATGCCCTGTCAGGGCAGCACTGGTTTGCCGATGCGCCGGTGCTGATGATCCTGGCGCCACGCTTCTTGCGTAGCTTCTGGAAGTATCGCAATCACGCCAAGGCCTATCGCGCGATGATCCTGGACGTAGGGCATATCGCACAGACCGTCTATCTCAGTGCGACCGATCTGGGTTTGGGCGCGTTTGTCACCTCTGCCATCAATGAGGTCGACATCGAACAAGTGCTCGGACTCGACGGGCTGCAGGACGGGCCATTGGCCATCTGCGGATTTGGCTGGCGTGCCGAGCAGATGCGCAACACGGAGCTGGACCCTGGCGGTGCGATCTGGTCCCAAGCAGGTAATCCAGCGCAGGCTGGTAACCACGTGTAAGGCCAATTTCAAGCTGTCCGCGCCAACGATCCGAGAGGCGAGAGCGAGGCGCGCCACACGCAGCGCGTGCGCCAGACATCGGTTCCAGAATAGATAAAACACTGGCTGGCCCCAACGATACGGCCTGAATTTTCGCGCTGCAGAAATAACCACGTAGAGCGGTTCGTCGCCAGCGTCCACTGGCGACGAACCGCATCGCCAGGCCTACTTCCGAATCGCCTGCGTATGCGTCTTCAATGCATCGGCCAGGCCAGTGATGCGGTCTGCGCCCTCGGGCACGGTGATGCTGGAGCCTTCGAAGTCCGCGCCGATGGGTTGTGCGCGGCCGCCCAGGCATTGGCTCAGGAACCCTTCGGTCACTGCGTTGAACGCCTTGCTGTTCTCCGGGCGCTGGAAGCCGTGGCCTTCATCGGGGAACAGCACGTAGGTCACCGGGATGTTCTTGGCCTTCATCGCGTTGACGATCTGGTCGCTTTCGGCCTGTTTGACGCGCGGGTCGTTGGCGCCCTGGCCAATCAGCAGCGGTTTGCTGATCTTGTCGACGTGGCTGAGCGGCGAGCGCTCGGTGAGCCACTGCTTGCCGGCGGCGGTGGCCGGGTCACCCATGCGCTTGGTCAGTTGCTTGTAGAAGCTGGCCCAATAGGGCGGCACGGTGCCGAGCAAGGTGTTGAGGTTGGCCGGGCCCACGATGTCCACGCCGCACTTGAACGCGTCCGGGGTGAAGGTCATGCCCACCAGCGTCGCGTACCCGCCGTAGCTACCGCCCATGATGGCGACGTCCTGCGGCGTGGTGACGCCCTGCTTGACCGCCCATTGCACCGCGTCGAGCAGGTCGTAGTGCATCTTGCCGGCCCACTCGCCGTTGCCGGCGTTGGTGAACGCCTTGCCGAAGCCGGTGGAGCCGCGGAAGTTCACCGACAGCACTGCGTAGCCGCGGTTGGCCAGCCATTGCTCGTACGCGCCATAGCCATAACTGTCGCGCGCCCACGGGCCGCCGTGCACGAACAGCACCAACGGCACTGCTTTATCGGCCTTGCCATCATGGTTGCTGTCGGCCTCGGCCGGTAGCGACAGGTAGCTGACCAGTTTTAGGCCGTCGCGTGCGGCAATCTCCTGCGGCCACATCGGCACCAACGGTTTGCCCTCCAGCGCCGGGCGTGCGGAGAACAGCTTGGTGAGCTTGCCGCCATCGGCACGGTCGTAGCGGTAGTAGGTCAGCGGGGTTTCGGCGGCCGAATAGGCGACGATCCAGGTGCGGTCATCGAGCGTGCGTGCGGCAATGCCGGCATCGCCTGGGCCGAGGGATTTGAGCTTCTGCAGGTCGGCGGCGATGCTGGTGTCCAGCGTCTTCCACTCTTCGCGCAGATAGTCGGTGGACACGGCCTGCACCACGCCGGTCTTGGGGTCGTTCAAGGTGCTGCCGGCATCGGCGCGCGCGTCTTCGAACAGCAGCGTGCGTGCATTGCTGGCGGTGTCGATCGCGTACAGCGCGGCGGTATCGCGGTTACGCGAGTCCAGCATGTAGAGCGTCTTGCCGTCATCGGTGAGGCCGGCCGGCGCGGTATTGGTGACATCCTCGAACGGGATGCGGTCCACGCTCTTCCAACCCTTGCCCTCGGGCACCAGTAACTCGCGGCCGGCGTCATCGGTGGCGCGGGTGGCGTAGCGCAGCTGGTAATTGCCATCGAGCAGGTAGCTGTCCAGGCTGTCGGTGTTCTTCTGCACCAGGGTGCGTGTGCCCGAGGCCAGTTCGACCTTGTACAGGTCGTGCCATTTGGCATCCCGATCGTTCATGCCGACCATGATCGCGTCCGGATGCTGGTCGCTGATGCCGTACACCTCGGCGTTGGTCTTCTTGAACGGGGTGAGGTCCTTGCTGCTGCCATCGCTGAGGTTGACGGCATAGAGGTGGAAGTCCTCATCGCCGCCGGTGTCGCGCAGATAGAGCAAGGTGTCGCTGTGATAGGTCCAGTAATAACTGCGGATGCCGCGTGCGGTGTCCTTGGTGATGGCGCGCGCCTTGTCCGGCGCGTCGACCGGCGCCACCCACACGTTGAGCACGCCATCCAGTGGCGCGACCCAGCTGAGATATTTGCCATCGGGGCTGATGCGCACGCTGGCGCGCTCGGGATTGCCGAACAGGGCGTCGCGCGGGATCAATTCGGGCGCTGTGGCCGGCGCAGTCGCTGCCGGTGCCGCAGCGGGGGCGGCGGCGTCAGCGGTGTTGGCGGGCGCGGATTTGTCGCTGCAGGCGCTGAGCGCCAGGAGCAGGCTGGATGCGAGAAGCAGGCGTTGCATGAAAGCCTCCGGAGGGAACCTCGGCCAATCCAGCCGAAGCAGCCACGCTAGAGGCAGCGGCCGCCCCGGGGAACGTGCCGTTGGTCACGCTGGCGGATGCAACTACGCAGACGCGGACACGAATTCCACTAACGCGACACCGTCTGCGACCAGGTCGCCTTCGGCCACCAGATAGGCCTGCACGGTGCCGTCGGCAGGCGCATGCAGGGTGTGCTCCATCTTCATGGCTTCCAGCACCACCAGGGCCTGGCCACGGCGGACCGGTTCGCCGAGCGGCGCAACCAGCGCGACCACGCGGCCTGGCATGGGTGCGGTGAGGCCACCTTCGGCCTGCGCCGGTTGCTCGGCTTCGACCAGGGCATCGTGATGTTGGAAATGCGCGCGCTGCGCGCCACTGAGCACGGTGATGGCAGTGCCATCGCGCAGTATCTGCGCGCGCCATTGGCGGCCATCCATGTCCACACGCAGGTGCTCGCCGTGTGCGTGATAGCGCAGCGTGTGGGTTTGATCGGCACTGTCCACCTGCCAGCCATCGGCGGTGGGCCGCACCGCCAGTGTGCGGCGCTCGCCTGCGGCCTCCAGCACCAGCGTACGCGCGGCATGTGCGCCGATGCGCCAGCCATCGGCGAGTTGCCATGGCGAGAACGGGTCGGCCGGGTCGGCGGCGGCGTGCGGTGCGGCTTCGGCCACCAGCACCGCGGCCAGGCACCACCATGCCATGGGCGGCGGCTGCGGCGCGGGAAACAGCGCCGCCTGCTCGCGTTCGATCAGGCCAGTGTCCAGGTCGGCAGTCGCAAACGCCTGCGTGCTGACCAGCCGCGCCAGGAACGCGCTGTTGGTGGTCACCCCGATCGCATGGCAGTGTGCCAATGCGTCGCGCATGCGCGCCAGCGCGGCGGGGCGGTCGTGATCCCAGACGATCAGCTTGGCGATCATCGGGTCGTAATACGGGCTGATGGTGTCGCCCTGTTCCACACCGGCATCGATGCGCACGTGCGCGCTCGCGGCCGGCAGGCGCAGTTGCCGCAAGGTGCCGGTGGAAGGCAGGAAGCCGCGGTCGGCATCTTCTGCGTACAGGCGCGCTTCCAGGGCATGGCCATGGATGCGCAATTCGTCCTGGCGCTTGGGCAGCGGCAGGCCGGCGGCCACGCGCAGCTGCCAGTCCACCAAATCGGTGCCGGTGATCAGCTCGGTGACAGGGTGCTCCACCTGCAGCCGGGTGTTCATTTCCATGAAATAAAAATCGCCGTCCGGCCCGGCGATGAATTCCACCGTGCCGGCGCCCACGTAGCCCACCGCCCGTGCGGCATCCACTGCCGCCTTGCCCATCGCCGCGCGGCGCTGTTCGGTCATGCCGGGTGCGGGGGCTTCGTCCAGCACTTTCTGATGGCGGCGTTGCACCGAGCAGTCGCGTTCGAACAGATGCACCACCGCGCCATGGGTATCGGCGAACACCTGGATCTCGATGTGCCGTGGGCGCTCGACGTATTTTTCCACCAGCACATGCGCATTGCCGAACGCCGATTGCGCTTCGCGCTGACAGCTGGCCAACGCGTCTTCGAATGCTGCGCTGGCATCCACGCGGCGCATGCCCTTGCCGCCGCCGCCGGCGCTGGCCTTGATCAGCACCGGGTAGCCGATCGCATCGGCCTGTGCGCGCAGAAACGCAGGTGCCTGCTCGTCGCCGTGGTAGCCCGGCGTCAGCGGCACGCCGGCGCGCTGCATCAGCGCCTTGGCAGCACTCTTGTCGCCCATCGCGCGGATCGCTTGCGCGGGCGGGCCGATGAATACCACCCCTGCCTGCGCGCAGGCGTCGGCAAACCCGGCGTTTTCCGATAAAAACCCGTAGCCGGGATGGATCGCCTGTGCATCGCTGGCGCGTGCCGCGGCAAGGATGGCGTCGCCGCGCAGGTAGCTTTGCTGCGCCGGTGACGCACCAATATGGATCGCTTCATCTGCCAGACGCACGTGGCGCGCGTCGCGGTCGGCATCCGAATACACCGCCACGGTGGCGATGCCCAGCCGGCGGCAGGTGGCGATGACGCGGCAGGCGATTTCGCCGCGGTTGGCGATCAGCACCTTGTCGAAATACGGCTGGCCTTTGCCAGTGATGGAGGCGTGCTGGGGCATGTCGTGCTGGGTCATGGCAAAGCTCTCTGCACGCCGCCGTGGTGGCGGGTGGAAGGTCGAAGAAGAAACAACCGCTGCGGCAGGTCACTGCCCATCACGGCGCACTCCAAAGCTGCATCGTTGCATTGCGTTGCATTGCGTTGCATTGCGTTGCATTGCATTGCATTGCATTGCATTGCATTGCACTGCGCCGGCACGGCGCTGTGGTGCGTACGCACGTGGCGCGCTGCGGCCCCGCAGCCGAAAACACTCCTGCGTGTATCCACGCGCATCGTGTCGTTTCGGCGAGCCGGCACGCCGCATCTGCATCACATCCGGAACACGCCGAAGCGCGTGGCGTCGATCGGCGCATTCAAGGCGGCCGACAACCCCAGGCCCAGCACGCGGCGGGTATCGGCCGGGTCGATGATGCCGTCGTCCCACAGGCGCGCGCTGGCGTAATACGGGTGGCCTTGCTGTTCGAACTGCGCACGGATTGGCGATTTGAAGGCTTCTTCGTCGTCGCCCGACCACGCGCCGCCCTTGGCTTCGATGCCATCGCGCCGCACGGTTGCCAACACGCTGGCAGCCTGTTCGCCGCCCATCACGCCGATCCGCGCATTCGGCCACATCCATAAAAAGTTGGGCGAATACGCGCGGCCGCACATGCCGTAATTGCCGGCGCCGAACGAGCCGCCAATCACCACGGTGAACTTGGGCACCTTGGCGCAGGCCACGGCCATCACCAGCTTGGCGCCGTCCTTGGCGATGCCGCCGTGCTCGTATTTACGGCCCACCATGAAGCCGGTGATGTTCTGCAGGAACACCAGCGGAATGCCGCGCTGCGTGCATAGTTCGATGAAATGCGCACCCTTGAGCGCGGACTCGGAAAACAGGATGCCGTTGTTGGCGATGATGCCAACCGGGTATCCATGCAGGTGCGCAAACCCGGTCACCAGGGTGCTGCCGTAGCGCGGCTTGAATTCGTCCAGGCGCGAGTCGTCCACGATACGCGCGATCACTTCGCGCACGTCGTAGGGCCTGCGCGTATCAGCCGGAATCACGCCATACAATTCGTCGGCGGCATGCCGCGGCGGCAGCGGTGCCTGCACCGCCATGGAGAGCGCAGGCTTGCGCCAGTTGAGTTGCGCAATGATCGCGCGCACCCGTGCCAGCGCCTGTAGATCGTTGTCGGCGAAATGATCGGCCACCCCGGAAATGCGCGTGTGCACATCCGCACCGCCCAATTCTTCAGCGCTGACTTCTTCACCGGTGGCGGCTTTGACCAGGGGCGGGCCGCCGAGGAAGATGGTGCCCTGCTCGCGCACGATCACCGTTTCATCGCTCATCGCCGGCACGTACGCGCCGCCCGCGGTGCACGAGCCCATCACGCAGGCGATCTGCGGGATGCCTTGCGCAGATAGATTGGCCTGGTTGTAGAAGATGCGGCCGAAGTGATCGCGGTCCGGGAAGACCTCGTCCTGCAGCGGCAGGAACGCACCGCCGGAGTCGACCAGATAGATGCACGGCAGCCGGTTCTGCTGCGCGATTTCTTGCGCGCGCAGATGCTTCTTCACCGTCATCGGGTAATAGGTGCCGCCCTTGACGGTGGCATCGTTGGCCACGATCACGCATTCCACCCCGGACACGCGGCCGATCCCGGCCACCACGCCGGCGCAGGGCACCTGATCGTCGTACATGCCATGCGCAGCCAGCGGCGCAATTTCCAGCAGCGCACCGCCCGGGTCCAGCAGTGCATCGATGCGCGCACGCACCAGCAATTTACCGCGCGCGGTGTGCTTGGCACGGGCCGCCTCGCTGCCACCCAGCGCGGTGCGCGCCAGCGTGGCACGCAAGTCCTCGACCACCGCGCGCATCGCTGCCGCGTTGTGCTGGAAGCTCTCGCCGCCCACCTGCAGCTGGCTGTTGATCACGCTCATGATGGCTCCGTCAGGCAGTGCGTTCGAACAACTCGCGGCCGATCAGCATGCGCCGGATTTCAGACGTGCCGGCGCCAATCTCGTACAGCTTGGCATCGCGCCACAACCGCCCGGTGGGGTACTCGTTGATGTAGCCGTTGCCGCCCAGCACCTGGATCGCTTGGCCGGTGAGCCAGGTGGCCTTCTCGGCGGCATACAGAATCGCGCCAGCCGCATCCTGGCGCGTGGTGCGGCCGGCATCGCAGGCGCGTGCCACGGCATAGACGTACGCACGGCACGCGTTGAGCCCCACGTACATGTCGGCCAGCTTGGCCTGCATCAGCTGGAAGGTGCCGATCGGCTCGCCAAACTGCTTGCGCTCGTGCACGTACGGCAGCACCACGTCCATGGCCGCGGCCATCAAGCCGAGTGGTCCACCCGCCAGCACCACGCGTTCGAAATCCAGCCCGGACATCAACACGCGCACGCCGCCGTTGAGCGTGCCCAGCACGTTTTCGGCCGGCACTTCGCAATCGGTGAACACCAGTTCGCAGGTGTTGGAGCCGCGCATGCCGAGCTTGTCGAGCTTCTGCGCGGTGGAAAACCCGGGCATGCCCTTTTCGACGATGAAGGCAGTGATGCCGCGCGCACCGGCGCTGGGGTCGGTCTTGGCGTACACCACCAGCACGTCGGCATCGGGGCCATTGGTGATCCACATCTTGCTGCCGTTGAGTACAAAGCGGTCGCCGCGTGCCTCGGCGCGCAGCTTCATCGACACCACGTCCGAGCCCGAACCGGCCTCGCTCATCGCCAGTGCGCCGACGTGCTCACCGGTGCACAGCTTGGGCAGGTAGCGCTGCTTCTGTTCGTGGGTGGCGTTCTTGCGCAGCTGGTTGAGGCACAGGTTGGAGTGCGCGCCGTAGGACAGCCCGATCGCACCGCCGGCACGCGAAATTTCTTCCATCGCCACCACGTGCGCCAGGTAGCCCATGCCGCTGCCGCCGTATGCTTCTTCCACGGTCAGGCCCAGCAGGCCCTGCTCACCGAACAGCCGCCACAACTGCGCGGGGAAGACGTTGTCGTGATCGGCCGCCGCGGCAAGCGGGGCGATATGGTGGCTGGCGAAGGCGGCCACGCTTTCGCGCAGCAGATCGATGTCTTCGCCAAGCTCGAAATTCAAGGACGGCACATGCATGAAACGGCTCCGCTAAGGATCGGGACGTGCCGGTGGGAGCGGGCAGGGCCGCGCGGCGTGGTGACCAGCGTAGCGGTCCTGATCGAAGAAGTGAACTAAAATTCAACTATTGAACCCGAACTCATCTCATGGCTTATCGACGCTCCGCCCTGATGGAAGAACGCCTGGCCGGCAACCGCGAACGCATCCTGCACGCGGCCCGTGCCCTGATCGCCGAGGGTGGTTACCGCAATGCGCCGGTCACCGCCGTGGCCGCGGCTGCCGGGGTTTCTACCGGGCAGATTTACCGGCATTTCCCCTCCAAAGCCGACTTGTTCGTGGAAGTTTTGAATGCCGCCGTCCAGCATGAAATGGGCATCCTGCGCGCCATCAGCGCCGAGCCGGTGAGTGCGGCCGAGCGCCTGCGCAAGGCGATTGCCGCCTTCGTGCGGCGCGCGCTGGCTGGCCCGGCGCTGGCCTATGCCTTCATCGCCGAGCCGGTGGAGGGCGAAGTGGATGCCGAACGCATCCGCGGTCGGCGCCTGTTCGGCGAGGTCTTTCGCCAGTTGCTGGCCGAAGGCGTGGCGGCCGGCGAGTTTCCCGAGCAATCACTGGACGCCGCCGCGGCCTGCATCGTCGGCGCCTTCACCGAGGCGCTGGTCGGCCCGGTGGCGCCCAGCCGGCACGACCCGCAACAGGGCGAGCAGCTGGTGGAAGCCATCTGCGGTTTCTGCCTGCGGGCGGCGGGAGCGCGCGGGCCGGGCTGACAGCGCGCTGACTGTGCCGCGGCTGTGCTTCACCAGTGCGATTTGCTGTGCATATACTGTGCACTCACCTTGCCGGAGCCGCGCGATGGTTGCTGTCCTCAACCCCCTGGCCCTGACCGAACGCCTACGCGTGCCGGACCGGACCATCCTCTCGCCATCGGCGATGGCCGGCCTGCTGGATCTCTCCCAACAGGAACTGGCCGAACTCGCTGGCGTGCACCGCAACAGCCTGCGGGTGCACCCGGAAAGCCCGCGCGTGCAGGACTTGCTACGCAATCTTTCGCGCCTGCTGGTGGCAATGGCGCAGATCCAGCCGGATGAGCGCCAACTGGTGTTTCATTTGAAAAACACCCCGATCCCGGCGTTCGAATTCGCCACCTTGCTGGAGGTGGTCAAGCAGGGCCGCACCGACGATGCGCTGACCTATCTGCGCACCGTGGCCGCCGGAGCGGCTGGTTGAAGCTGAGCGCCCCGGCGCAGTGCACCTTGTATCGCGCGTTCACCCCACGCTGGGCGGCCGAGCCGCTGAGCGGCGCCGGCGCGGCGCGCTCGGGTGGACGCTTCAACCGCTTTGGGCA
The nucleotide sequence above comes from Xanthomonas campestris pv. campestris str. ATCC 33913. Encoded proteins:
- a CDS encoding TetR/AcrR family transcriptional regulator, translating into MAYRRSALMEERLAGNRERILHAARALIAEGGYRNAPVTAVAAAAGVSTGQIYRHFPSKADLFVEVLNAAVQHEMGILRAISAEPVSAAERLRKAIAAFVRRALAGPALAYAFIAEPVEGEVDAERIRGRRLFGEVFRQLLAEGVAAGEFPEQSLDAAAACIVGAFTEALVGPVAPSRHDPQQGEQLVEAICGFCLRAAGARGPG